In Aethina tumida isolate Nest 87 chromosome 2, icAetTumi1.1, whole genome shotgun sequence, the DNA window gttttacgtTTGTGTAGTCTGTGTACATTAAACTCTTGACAAACAGAGTTCACGACTTGTTAATATTAGTTGACAAATGTAATATCAAGCGTTAAGATCAATCAATATTGATTTGTTGTAGTTTACCGTAGAGATTATAAACAGTATATTAACCATTagtattatctaatatttattttaccaattctaaacattatataattaagttcAAATACTTTACtaacataaaacaaaacaaaagaaaatactTGGCAgtctaaaatttgaaaaactaaGATAACAGAACTCTAATTTGAATCTCAACAGAATGGAGTCAACAATAACTCAAGTTTACGCCAAGAAAATAGAAGAGAACGTAGcccagaatattaaaattatctattgaatttatgttaattaagttGATTAAGGGAACTCGTGATTTATATTCAGAAACTATAAATTCTAAGGTGACGaagttaattattgtttccAAAGTGTAGACGAAATTGAGCGGGAACTTTGTTAGCGTATCAATGCGACTTGCCCGGTAAATTACCGATTGCGGAAAACGGCCAATAACTTCCCCGACTCCTAAATCAAGCTTTACTTTCAGAAATATTACTCccggatttttttttatattagctTCCGGACGCGCGGgacgaaaataataaaattacacggAAATTTATAGACAATCCGGTTGCAGCATTTGTATGTTTTGAATGGCAAACTTTCCGGATGAATCCAATGAAATtcgaaattaaagtttttgattacaaattaattacggcgcaaaataataataaaaaaacgctCGGCATTTATGAGTTATGAAAATAGAGCATTTTAATTAGAACGTCAGCATATAAATTTCGATAATTAATCACTTGGGTTTTTTTTTCGCTTTGAAGTtcgattaatatttgtttttttctttcgcCTTggaaaaaatctgttttgtataatttccAAGGCACGAGGCAAGAAAGAGCtccgattaaaatttaattaaacgtaaTCCATTGCCTTGCACACTTGAAATGTTCCGTTATTGATGAATGAGAGGAAGACAACGATATTAAATGGTTAATGAACTCTTCTTgatttcttgtttttaattacaaggCTTTATCAACATATTAAGTGGCtgccaatttaattttgatatttactcAGTGACAATTGATCGgtatcacttttttaaattaattgtgtgttgGACTAACATGATGATTCAAAATCTCATTGGCGTGACTTAACTACTCTACTTGACAACGAATTTACGCCGAATTCTTTGGAGGGAAGGCTGAATTTTGAAGTCTCCTTCATACGTGGTCATTTGGTGATAAGTCAAGAGATCTAGCTGGCCATGCTAACAAATTTACATCGAAATATTGGAAACATTATCTGTTGGAATACTGTATTTTGAAGGGTCCTAAGGTAAGACAGTAAAACTGTCATTCTCTACATCTCCAATCTTTAACCAAGACCTTTCAAAGTAAGAGGTGGCACAAACTTGGGACAATAAGAATAATGTCCTCACATAAGTCTACaccttaaattttgttaaatgaatcTACGccgtttattgaataaataacttGTATTGTATAGAAACTTACCTGATCTGTTATGGgtaaatcttaatattattaatattaacaaataaaatacagtCTACTGCcttgaacatttaaaatgtttctttattgATGAATAGGATGAaacattaaatgattaaataactctttttgatttcttacttttaattacatagttttatcaaaatattaagtggctactatttttattttgatatttacttAGTGACGTAAGAAGTAGAATtgattagtataatttttttaagtaatgatATACACCCAGACTACTCTACTTATCAATGAAGATCCGCCAAAGTCTGTGGAGGGAAGACTGAATTTTGAAGTTATTCTCATACTTGCACAATTGCTGATAAGTCAAGAGGTCTGGCTGGCCATggtaacaaatttacattggaatattggaaaaatataagaataggTCTCACAATATGAAATCAGACATTATTGTGTTGGAATACTAGATTTTGACGGGTCCTAAGTTAAGACAGCAAAGATGTCGTCCTCCACACCCCTTCAGTCTTTAACCACAACCTTTCAAAGTAAGAGGTAGCACACATTTGGAGgataagaaaaatgttttcatataGACGATTATACAccgtaaattttgttataactgGACCAATGGTTCCATGTTGTCTAcgtcagaaaataaataaactggtaCTGTAATGCAATTTACTGcattaaacatttcaaatgtttCGTTATTGATAAATGGGAGAAAATATTAGACGTTTAATGAACTCCTCTTGATTTCTTATCTTTAGTATGgctttatcaaaatattaagtggctgtgatttttattttgatatttttttaatgacataAGAAATAGAACATAGAGATCAAATGGTCAGATTtcgttgaaaaaatattgaatatattgattacTAACCTTATTTTTACTAGACCAATGTGATGATCCAAAATTTGAGGAGAGAAAGcttaattttgaagttctcTTCATATGTGTGAAGAGTGATAAGTTAGAAGATCTAGCTGGCCATGctaacaaatttacattggAAACATTCTAAAATAGTTCTCACAATATGGAGTTAGGCATTATTTGGTTGGATCACTGGATTTTGAAAGATTCTAAGTTAAGGAACCAAAGCTGTCGTTCTCGACACCTCTCCAATCTTTAAACACAATCTTGTAAAGTAAGACGAACCATAAACTTTCGGCGACaggaaaaaagttgtcataatttagtattgaaactTACCTTCTATTTGGTAGATAGATCTTTTGTTGAAGGTATGATTAATTGAaatccaataaaatatgtaataacctttattattataataattaatattaacaaacgaAATGAGTAACAAATCACAAACCTTTTACATCATGGGGAATAATGATAATACCTTATGTATCACAGCAAttacaagttattttttaataaaatacaaccaAGTTTAGTTTACACGTCCAACATATAAGTTACgatatgaatatttgatttgtCAAGATGAGGtaaacagatttttttttgttgtgtaTTGTGGATTTCTCgggttatttatatatttttcggtAAAATTATACTGTTTACAGCTGGTTGAAGTACATGGTTCAACGTATTACGGCCGAAAATTCAACACGGTCACGCATGCGTTCTGCATggataattgtttattgtttaaacaaaccGGCAATGTACAAATGCAACTGTATCAGTCGATACGgcgataattttcaattagagCTTAAATTTCCGTTAAGTTGATGGATGCACGGGATATGCGTTTGATTGTTTTATCCGTTTTATCGCGGACTGCTTTTTCCCAAATCAAAGGTTTTATTGGTCTAATGGAAACAGATCTGCATtagttctttttttaattaactttttattgtgTGCGCAGTTCGATTTAATGTCGGCTAGATTTCGGATCGGATGCCGGAAGGAAGAGCTTCGATTTAAGGAATCCACTATTCCATTTCATTTTAGTACGTCTGTTTTAGCTGTATAAAAATACTGTGGGTCAGAAACactgtttatatatattttgtttagttcCTTTTATGGAGAAACCAAGGGACTGAGGAGTTACACACGAAAGACAAcaagataaattttagtttctcCATAAACCACGAAAATCGTCAGCAACAGCCGTACAGCCGACCCGAAATCTCCCTCCATGCAAAAAGCATCCGCGCGAAGGTGAGAACACAGAGATTGCAGCGTCACTTCAAAACACACCGTCGCGTCCGTCGTGGCGTCTCTCGTGTCACACCGCACTGCCCGAATAACTGATCGCGTTCGTTCTCTTCGACGTGCCGAACTCCGCGAACTCCGGCGTCTGGAAACTCTCGATCTTCACACATTTCTTACGCGGCCTCTGGTGCTGCAGCGTCTTGCTCTTCTGGCAGTAGCCTCCGGAACTGTTGCTGCTCGAGCTGCCGATCTCGGACACGCCGAGGAAGCCCTGATGCAGCGTTTGCGCGGCACCCTGGTGCGGCATGGTACCGTACTTGTTGGGCGGCAGGTTGGAGAACGACAACGGCGCGGTGGAGTTGTGGTTCTTGATCGTTATGGGGATGGTTTGGCCGGCCAACGTGTTGCCGCCGTAGTTCTGTTCAAGCACACCGGTGAAGTTCGTGGGCGCACTGGACACTTCGACAGCGGCGGCGAAGTCGACGCACTTGTTGGTGGTGCACACGTCCGGCGGCGTTTTGTTGAGGAGCGGCCCCAGCTCCGCCTCGTATTTCGGACGGTCCGACGCTATTGGGTCGTACGTTGAACCTGAATTTTAAGTTGTAAAGAAAGCTTAATTATCTGTCTTCATTTAGAGAAAGAAAGTTATgatatataatcaaaattgcGATTTTACTTTTgtcttaaaaatctatttgcatagctatttaattatacgttTAACATGGCATCAAAAAGTTTCATCTCTCTTTTAGAAGACTTAAGTGGATAAGTTATCATTCTTCATTTCATAATAaggatatataataaaatttaatgaaagtttACAAGTCAATGTTGGCTGAAACTTTACTTTTATCTGATACCAAGCCGTT includes these proteins:
- the LOC109599388 gene encoding uncharacterized protein LOC109599388 isoform X2 yields the protein MLVTSKLLGGAMSCTVLSGIAVIFLLLAVFFALLGHCYTDNKTIIACGLFILAGLSLGTGLVVFASTLSETLLEITQYHKSYMGSPPYEYRYGWCFFTAGIAFIMTKMAAVFSLSGYLNRFPNVDEMVREMVPGAERKLREHQRLSAEYLVRHSGPPRGSTYDPIASDRPKYEAELGPLLNKTPPDVCTTNKCVDFAAAVEVSSAPTNFTGVLEQNYGGNTLAGQTIPITIKNHNSTAPLSFSNLPPNKYGTMPHQGAAQTLHQGFLGVSEIGSSSSNSSGGYCQKSKTLQHQRPRKKCVKIESFQTPEFAEFGTSKRTNAISYSGSAV